The Candidatus Poribacteria bacterium genome has a window encoding:
- a CDS encoding glutaredoxin: MSQPKIIAYMKPVCGWSNGVRAIFAKYGLEYEDRDIINNADNYREMVQKTRQPYQPCVQIDDRILADVSGDEVEHYLVSEGIVKSSDAETDVPTDQACEDHGPSAVNIGFPSR, encoded by the coding sequence ATGAGTCAACCTAAGATTATCGCTTATATGAAGCCTGTCTGTGGGTGGAGCAATGGTGTCCGTGCTATCTTTGCCAAATACGGTTTGGAATATGAAGATAGAGACATTATTAACAACGCAGACAACTATCGTGAAATGGTTCAGAAGACGCGGCAGCCGTATCAGCCGTGCGTCCAGATCGACGACAGAATACTTGCTGATGTCAGCGGCGATGAAGTGGAACACTACTTGGTTTCGGAAGGGATTGTCAAATCCAGCGATGCTGAAACCGATGTTCCAACCGATCAGGCGTGTGAGGACCATGGTCCCTCTGCTGTCAATATTGGTTTCCCAAGCCGGTAA
- a CDS encoding non-heme iron oxygenase ferredoxin subunit, with amino-acid sequence MPEFYKVAKVSEVPPGTKHLVEVDFVPVLLFNIEGEFYAMEDVCTHDGGPLAEGFLNGGEIECPRHGARFCVKTGEPLCMPAVEAIECYTVKIEDDDILISVD; translated from the coding sequence ATGCCAGAATTCTATAAAGTTGCGAAAGTGAGTGAAGTACCCCCCGGCACGAAACACTTGGTTGAAGTGGATTTCGTCCCCGTGCTACTTTTCAATATTGAGGGTGAATTCTACGCAATGGAGGACGTTTGCACGCATGATGGCGGTCCCTTAGCTGAAGGTTTTCTCAACGGCGGCGAGATAGAATGTCCACGGCACGGCGCACGTTTTTGCGTCAAAACCGGCGAGCCGCTCTGTATGCCTGCTGTCGAAGCCATTGAATGCTACACCGTCAAAATTGAGGATGATGATATTTTGATTAGTGTTGACTGA
- a CDS encoding rhodanese-like domain-containing protein translates to MQTTPSLPEISPQELKQRLDANESVLLLDVREQSEYDIVHLEGARLIPLNTLPNHIDSLPQDQEIVVYCHHGQRSLYAVAYLQQNGLTDAKNLIGGIDQWAAEIDPTLPRY, encoded by the coding sequence ATGCAGACAACGCCATCACTTCCTGAAATCTCACCACAAGAATTGAAACAGAGACTCGACGCGAACGAATCTGTCTTATTGTTGGATGTCCGTGAGCAGAGCGAATACGACATTGTGCATCTTGAAGGCGCGCGGTTGATACCGCTCAACACGCTGCCGAACCACATAGATAGTCTGCCACAGGACCAGGAAATTGTTGTTTACTGCCATCATGGACAACGTAGTCTCTATGCTGTCGCTTATCTGCAACAAAATGGGCTTACGGATGCAAAGAACCTTATCGGCGGGATTGACCAGTGGGCAGCAGAAATCGATCCAACCCTACCGAGATATTAA
- a CDS encoding SUF system NifU family Fe-S cluster assembly protein, with protein MNIYQEELLDHYENPSNYGTLPNPDISHEEDNPLCGDQIRIDLLIEDDTITAVRFSGHGCTISLAAASMLTEEIEGKSLEEVKKLSRDDILDMIGIPLGPVRVKCALLALKVLKAGAYGITSWPGEEDE; from the coding sequence ATGAACATATATCAGGAAGAGCTGCTTGACCACTACGAAAATCCGAGCAACTATGGGACGTTGCCGAATCCTGATATTTCGCACGAAGAAGACAATCCACTTTGTGGTGACCAGATTCGCATTGACCTACTTATTGAAGACGACACGATTACAGCGGTGCGTTTTTCTGGTCACGGTTGTACGATTAGTCTCGCGGCTGCCTCTATGTTGACTGAGGAGATTGAAGGCAAAAGCCTTGAGGAAGTCAAAAAACTCTCGCGAGATGACATTTTGGATATGATCGGCATTCCCTTGGGTCCTGTTCGTGTCAAATGTGCGTTATTGGCTCTCAAGGTTCTCAAAGCCGGTGCTTATGGCATCACAAGTTGGCCCGGCGAGGAAGATGAATAA
- a CDS encoding Uma2 family endonuclease, with amino-acid sequence MASLPAQTLFTPEEYITQERKALHKSEYLNGQIFAMSGASRVHSLITGDISNTLYNQLVGSDCEVHSSDMRVQPSPVAYFYPDVVVACGEPRFEDDVYDTLLNSIVIVEVLSPSTAAYDRGEKFEHYQQLTSLQDYILVSQYRFCVEHYRRQDQHWKRTEFCAPEDVMSLISIGCKISLRDIYTRVAVADQEEDTRDR; translated from the coding sequence ATGGCATCTCTTCCGGCACAAACCCTCTTTACCCCTGAGGAATACATTACTCAAGAACGAAAGGCACTGCACAAAAGTGAGTACCTCAACGGGCAGATATTTGCAATGTCTGGGGCAAGCCGCGTCCATAGTCTTATCACAGGCGATATATCCAATACACTTTACAACCAATTAGTGGGATCAGATTGTGAAGTCCATTCCAGCGATATGCGCGTGCAACCGAGTCCAGTAGCCTACTTCTATCCAGATGTCGTTGTTGCCTGCGGTGAACCCCGCTTTGAAGATGATGTTTACGACACACTTCTGAACTCGATTGTTATCGTAGAGGTGCTTTCTCCTTCCACTGCAGCATACGACCGAGGAGAGAAATTTGAACACTATCAGCAACTTACGTCGCTGCAAGACTACATTCTTGTCTCACAGTACAGATTCTGCGTTGAACATTATCGGCGACAAGATCAACACTGGAAGCGCACAGAATTTTGCGCTCCCGAAGATGTGATGTCACTCATTTCAATCGGCTGCAAGATATCCTTGCGGGACATCTATACGCGCGTTGCGGTTGCTGATCAAGAGGAGGACACCCGTGATCGTTGA
- a CDS encoding metal-sulfur cluster assembly factor, translating into MVTEESVLESIKEIIDPEIGINIVDMGLIYGVDINDTTVDITMTLTSPGCPAGGQIVNGTQHVTQQLDGVDEVNVNVVWNPRWTPEMMTEDARDELGIF; encoded by the coding sequence ATGGTAACAGAAGAATCTGTATTGGAATCTATTAAAGAAATTATTGACCCGGAAATTGGCATCAACATCGTTGATATGGGGCTTATCTACGGCGTGGATATCAACGACACGACTGTGGATATTACCATGACCTTAACGAGTCCAGGGTGTCCTGCTGGTGGACAGATTGTCAACGGCACCCAGCACGTTACACAGCAACTCGACGGCGTTGACGAAGTCAATGTTAATGTAGTGTGGAACCCGCGTTGGACCCCCGAAATGATGACTGAAGACGCAAGGGACGAACTCGGTATCTTTTAA
- the sufD gene encoding Fe-S cluster assembly protein SufD → MQKGDFSKEFLQKIAADEPKWMREKRLEAYAHYESLPMPHTTKDDEWRRTVDMRTQDYWRRTRRHLRGFALEKYQPSVPTNGGLSAEVLDDNDEETAGVLVQVDGQLQHASETAELKEKGIYFAHLHTALQEQPELLRSYFMNKAVTLETTLKSGNIAQHNKFDALHGAFWQGGYLLHVPKGTKIEVPLRVYIKMSEAAQADLSHTLIVAEEGSQVVILEDNSSVNPDTDGLHSGAVEIFAEQNANVTYVQVQRWNRQVWSFASHRAMVARDAHLCWVTATFGGRLSKMNQAVVLEGTGCTAQMLGLAFTDARQHLDVSTAQEHVSAHTSSDLLYRTVLKDRAQTAWGGNIYVYPSANHTDAYQKNDNLLLSERAHADTLPGLEIQAHEVRCTHGATAGKIDPEQVFYLMSRGVPYAQAEKLIVDGFFEPVMERIPLESVREELSTSVTRKLE, encoded by the coding sequence TTGCAAAAAGGCGACTTTTCAAAAGAATTTCTTCAAAAAATAGCAGCAGATGAACCGAAGTGGATGCGTGAGAAACGTTTAGAGGCTTACGCACATTACGAATCTCTACCGATGCCGCATACGACCAAAGATGATGAATGGCGACGCACTGTTGATATGCGCACGCAAGATTATTGGCGGCGCACTCGGCGACATCTTCGCGGCTTCGCACTCGAAAAATATCAACCCAGTGTTCCAACGAACGGTGGGCTATCCGCTGAAGTTTTGGACGACAACGATGAGGAAACCGCCGGTGTACTCGTGCAAGTTGATGGGCAACTTCAACACGCCTCTGAAACTGCAGAACTGAAAGAAAAAGGAATATACTTCGCGCATCTCCATACTGCACTTCAAGAACAGCCAGAACTCCTCCGCAGCTACTTCATGAATAAGGCAGTGACCTTGGAGACAACATTAAAAAGTGGAAATATTGCCCAACATAATAAATTTGATGCACTCCATGGTGCATTTTGGCAAGGCGGTTATCTGCTACATGTTCCTAAAGGCACAAAAATTGAAGTACCCTTGCGGGTTTATATCAAGATGTCCGAAGCGGCGCAGGCTGACTTGTCCCATACCCTCATCGTTGCTGAAGAGGGGAGTCAGGTTGTGATTTTAGAGGATAATTCATCTGTCAATCCAGATACTGATGGCTTACATAGTGGCGCAGTTGAAATTTTTGCGGAACAGAATGCGAATGTAACTTACGTGCAGGTTCAACGTTGGAATCGGCAGGTTTGGAGTTTCGCTTCGCACCGCGCTATGGTTGCCAGAGACGCACATCTCTGTTGGGTGACTGCCACTTTCGGGGGTAGGTTGAGCAAAATGAACCAAGCCGTTGTTTTGGAAGGGACTGGGTGTACCGCCCAAATGTTGGGATTGGCTTTTACGGATGCACGCCAGCACTTAGATGTTAGCACCGCACAGGAACACGTTTCAGCCCATACCTCCAGTGATCTACTGTATCGAACCGTCCTTAAAGATAGAGCACAAACCGCATGGGGCGGGAACATTTACGTCTATCCATCGGCAAACCATACCGATGCGTATCAGAAGAACGATAATCTGCTGCTCAGTGAACGTGCACATGCTGATACTTTGCCCGGATTAGAGATTCAGGCGCATGAAGTGCGTTGTACACATGGTGCAACGGCTGGGAAGATTGATCCTGAGCAGGTTTTTTACCTAATGAGTCGTGGTGTGCCTTACGCACAAGCAGAAAAATTGATTGTTGACGGATTTTTTGAACCCGTCATGGAACGTATCCCGTTGGAATCAGTTCGTGAAGAACTGAGTACATCCGTTACGCGTAAACTTGAATAA
- a CDS encoding type II toxin-antitoxin system PemK/MazF family toxin: MVGLTNVPLRGDVVWIDFNPQAGHEQAGRRPAVVLTTKDFNDKTSLVVLCPITRSSTRQQRNPFAIAIPEGLEVNGFILPDQIRTMDWRARNAEYICSLHTETVDAVLQRISVLLKIL; this comes from the coding sequence ATGGTAGGATTAACAAACGTTCCACTACGCGGAGATGTGGTGTGGATTGACTTCAATCCTCAAGCTGGACATGAACAAGCTGGTCGTCGCCCTGCTGTTGTTTTAACTACCAAAGATTTTAACGATAAAACCAGTTTGGTTGTACTCTGTCCAATTACTCGAAGTAGTACAAGACAACAGAGAAATCCATTTGCAATTGCGATTCCTGAAGGGTTAGAAGTAAACGGGTTTATTCTTCCAGATCAGATTCGGACTATGGATTGGCGAGCAAGAAACGCAGAGTATATTTGTTCCTTACATACGGAGACTGTAGATGCTGTTTTACAAAGAATCAGTGTTCTTTTGAAAATACTATAA
- a CDS encoding Gfo/Idh/MocA family oxidoreductase: protein MANQLKVGIVGAHRGSSYVAPFKAIAETDLTAVCDINEETLQSASERFDIPQQFTDYTAMLDAVDLVVLATPENLHVPQSIEALEAGKHVISEVTAAVNLEECYDLVRAVRKASAKYTMAENTCYSKPNVLIRSMVEAGMFGDVYFGEGEYLHNIKSLHHDAEGNPTWRYYWQVGINRCNYATHSLGPVLQWFGSRVASVCCLGTGTNTDPEHAMEDTVMMLCKTDCGGLIKIRIDMLSNRPANSYFSLQGTKGCYEGSRGLGAAPKLWLSEFGVTEQWRPLSQFEDLLPERWKNPPAEAENAGDLGEYFKVRDFVDSILTDTNPPLDVYTAMDFTVPGLVSEQSIANGGAPMEVPDFREIE, encoded by the coding sequence ATGGCGAATCAACTCAAAGTCGGAATCGTTGGAGCGCACCGCGGCAGCTCTTACGTAGCACCTTTTAAAGCAATAGCAGAAACCGATCTGACGGCAGTCTGTGACATCAATGAAGAGACGCTTCAAAGTGCTTCAGAACGCTTTGATATCCCACAACAGTTTACAGATTATACAGCAATGCTGGACGCAGTGGATCTTGTTGTGCTTGCTACACCGGAGAATCTACACGTGCCACAGTCGATCGAAGCGTTAGAAGCCGGAAAACACGTCATCAGCGAAGTAACCGCTGCCGTCAACTTAGAGGAATGCTACGACTTAGTTCGGGCGGTTCGGAAGGCATCTGCGAAGTACACAATGGCTGAAAACACGTGTTACTCCAAGCCAAACGTGCTCATCCGCAGCATGGTGGAGGCGGGCATGTTCGGCGATGTCTATTTTGGAGAGGGTGAGTATCTCCACAACATTAAGTCGCTCCATCACGATGCAGAGGGTAATCCGACATGGCGCTACTACTGGCAGGTCGGCATTAATCGGTGCAACTACGCGACGCATAGTCTCGGTCCGGTGCTTCAGTGGTTTGGTAGTCGTGTCGCGAGTGTTTGTTGCCTTGGGACTGGCACTAACACCGATCCCGAACACGCGATGGAAGATACCGTGATGATGCTTTGCAAAACAGATTGTGGTGGGCTTATTAAGATTCGGATTGATATGCTCTCGAACCGACCGGCGAATTCGTATTTCAGTTTGCAGGGAACAAAAGGGTGTTATGAGGGTTCACGTGGGTTGGGTGCGGCACCGAAACTCTGGCTGAGTGAATTCGGAGTGACCGAACAGTGGAGACCGCTCTCCCAATTTGAAGACCTTCTGCCTGAACGGTGGAAAAATCCGCCTGCTGAGGCTGAGAATGCTGGCGACCTCGGTGAGTATTTCAAGGTCCGGGATTTTGTCGATAGCATCCTCACGGATACAAACCCACCGCTGGATGTCTATACGGCGATGGATTTTACGGTGCCGGGTCTGGTTTCGGAGCAATCCATTGCGAACGGTGGCGCACCGATGGAAGTTCCAGACTTCAGGGAAATTGAATAA
- a CDS encoding DUF971 domain-containing protein: protein MTIVEKSPKLLKKHDTAFQIEWKDGHVSWYPYTYLRQMCPCAECAIIRHKGRDVHSLFAPQGDGDVTLIEVSDDIQPLDVQLVGRYALQFSWNDGHATGIYPFEVLRETCPCPECAPLPLIQTEEEN from the coding sequence ATGACAATAGTTGAAAAAAGTCCAAAACTCCTCAAGAAACATGACACCGCCTTCCAAATTGAATGGAAAGACGGGCATGTCAGTTGGTATCCATACACCTATCTCCGACAAATGTGTCCGTGTGCCGAATGCGCCATCATCCGGCATAAAGGTCGGGATGTCCATTCTCTTTTTGCACCGCAAGGCGACGGAGACGTAACACTGATTGAGGTCTCGGACGATATCCAACCCCTCGATGTCCAGTTAGTTGGTCGCTACGCACTCCAATTCAGTTGGAATGATGGACACGCTACCGGCATCTATCCATTTGAAGTCCTGCGTGAGACATGTCCTTGTCCAGAATGCGCGCCTTTACCACTTATTCAAACGGAGGAAGAAAACTAA
- a CDS encoding type I restriction endonuclease, with amino-acid sequence MKHIVDNVNKLELTFKTIDLEGRVPSTDSIEFLSVEEPYREGRRYSPFVRVRYALNGVKQDKAFPLDVDKGIFLSIDDDVLEEKLRPIAPKIVQILQEHVVQQNVEKRDSIKVTLKEHIDDIRNQLKQGAFSNEAAISFSIVQRLFEALGWPKFTPQIIIPEYAVEGQRVDFALCHPPGKPLVFIEVKQVGNLEGAEEQLFGYAFGEGVPIAILTDGQIWRFFDATGEGKYKERKVYELDMIEIDSEKSAERLDRYLNYEAVQKGKAVTAIKNDYQKISKQRG; translated from the coding sequence ATGAAACATATAGTTGATAATGTCAATAAACTTGAACTTACATTCAAGACTATAGACTTGGAAGGGCGTGTCCCCAGTACTGACTCAATTGAGTTTTTGAGTGTGGAAGAACCTTATCGGGAAGGTCGTAGATATAGCCCGTTTGTGCGTGTTCGCTATGCCCTAAACGGCGTAAAACAAGATAAGGCTTTCCCACTGGATGTTGACAAAGGTATATTCCTTTCTATTGATGATGACGTATTAGAAGAAAAACTGCGACCAATTGCTCCTAAGATTGTTCAGATTCTTCAGGAACATGTTGTGCAACAGAATGTTGAAAAGAGAGATAGTATTAAAGTGACACTTAAGGAACACATTGATGATATACGAAATCAGTTAAAACAAGGCGCGTTTTCAAACGAGGCTGCAATCTCTTTTAGTATTGTGCAAAGATTATTTGAGGCATTAGGATGGCCGAAATTCACACCTCAGATCATTATTCCTGAATATGCAGTGGAGGGACAGAGGGTTGACTTTGCGCTGTGTCACCCACCAGGAAAGCCTCTTGTCTTTATTGAAGTTAAACAAGTTGGCAATCTTGAAGGGGCAGAGGAACAATTATTCGGATATGCTTTTGGTGAAGGAGTACCAATCGCAATTCTCACTGATGGTCAGATATGGCGATTTTTTGACGCAACGGGAGAAGGAAAATACAAGGAACGTAAGGTATACGAATTAGACATGATCGAAATCGACAGTGAAAAAAGTGCCGAGCGTCTTGACAGATACCTGAACTATGAAGCAGTTCAAAAAGGGAAAGCTGTTACGGCAATTAAAAACGACTATCAAAAAATTTCCAAGCAGCGAGGGTAA
- a CDS encoding cysteine desulfurase: MHTAHFRPLDVESIRKDFPIFATEPPLAFLDNAASTQTPRPVVEAMDAYYDTYRSNIHRGIYRISEEATEQYERAREKVAELINAPRSRQIIFTRNTTESINLIAYSWGTENIREGDEIVLTVMEHHSNLVPWQLLAQRTGAVLRFLEITDEGLLDFTQLQDVLTEKTKLVAMGHVSNVLGTINPIQSVIEAAHAVGAKVVVDAAQSVPHFPVDVQQFDCDFLAFSGHKMCGPTGIGVLYGKLELLEDMPPFLGGGSMIRSVERDVSSYAELPAKFEAGTPSIAEAIGLGHAVDYITKANLAALHVHEQELLKYAHNRLQEIEGITLYGPSAPHQKAGVISFDMDGIHPHDIAGILDTHGVAIRAGHHCAQPLMKRLDVIATVRASFYLYNTIKDVDRLYEGLCRTQKLMTRRRK, from the coding sequence ATGCACACCGCGCACTTTCGTCCTCTTGATGTGGAGAGCATCCGCAAAGATTTTCCGATCTTCGCAACGGAACCGCCTTTGGCTTTCCTTGATAATGCCGCGTCAACGCAGACACCACGTCCCGTCGTTGAGGCGATGGATGCCTATTACGATACCTATCGTTCCAATATCCATCGCGGTATCTATCGCATCTCAGAAGAGGCAACAGAACAATATGAACGCGCACGCGAGAAGGTCGCAGAACTGATTAACGCGCCTCGCTCGCGCCAAATCATCTTCACGCGAAACACAACAGAATCTATTAACCTCATCGCTTATAGTTGGGGAACTGAAAATATCCGAGAAGGCGATGAAATCGTCCTCACTGTCATGGAACACCATAGCAATCTGGTGCCGTGGCAGTTACTTGCACAGCGCACGGGTGCTGTCCTCCGTTTCCTTGAGATAACCGATGAAGGGCTGCTTGATTTCACGCAGCTCCAAGATGTCCTCACCGAAAAGACGAAACTTGTCGCTATGGGGCACGTTTCTAATGTACTTGGGACCATCAATCCGATCCAGTCTGTTATTGAAGCTGCGCACGCTGTTGGCGCAAAAGTCGTTGTTGATGCAGCGCAATCGGTACCACATTTTCCGGTTGATGTTCAACAATTTGACTGCGATTTCCTCGCGTTCTCTGGACATAAAATGTGTGGCCCGACGGGTATCGGCGTGTTATACGGGAAATTAGAGCTCCTTGAAGATATGCCCCCGTTCCTCGGCGGTGGTTCGATGATTCGGAGCGTTGAACGCGACGTATCGAGTTATGCAGAACTTCCTGCTAAATTTGAGGCGGGAACCCCAAGTATCGCCGAAGCGATAGGGCTTGGACACGCCGTGGACTACATTACAAAAGCAAATTTGGCAGCACTTCACGTTCACGAACAAGAACTCCTAAAATACGCACATAATCGCTTACAAGAAATCGAAGGCATCACGCTCTATGGACCCTCTGCACCGCATCAGAAAGCAGGCGTTATCTCCTTTGATATGGACGGCATCCATCCGCATGATATCGCTGGCATTTTAGATACGCACGGTGTTGCTATCCGTGCAGGACACCACTGTGCACAACCCCTCATGAAGCGGTTGGACGTTATCGCCACCGTCCGTGCCAGTTTTTATCTTTACAACACAATCAAGGACGTGGATCGCTTATATGAAGGGTTGTGTAGAACACAAAAACTTATGACTCGGAGAAGAAAATGA